The proteins below come from a single Haloferax sp. Atlit-12N genomic window:
- a CDS encoding SRPBCC family protein: METVTVTRTIAASSEEVSRAMHNLTPFIRASGFDSFDVDDRDIRVSNKVGPAKITLHLEVVDDAEVELAYEQRKGIFEEMRTSYRLDPVSDGVEVTATTEFALDVALIGEFLDSTVISRQRRKELEAQFDYLEEIADQS; the protein is encoded by the coding sequence ATGGAAACAGTTACTGTCACCCGAACGATAGCTGCATCGTCCGAAGAAGTCAGTCGAGCGATGCACAATCTCACCCCATTCATACGGGCGTCAGGATTCGATTCGTTCGACGTTGACGACCGGGATATTCGGGTTTCGAATAAGGTCGGGCCCGCCAAGATCACACTTCACTTGGAAGTCGTAGATGATGCGGAGGTTGAGTTGGCCTACGAACAGCGAAAGGGAATTTTCGAAGAGATGCGAACGAGTTATCGGCTCGACCCCGTCTCCGACGGTGTAGAAGTAACAGCGACGACCGAGTTCGCACTCGATGTTGCTCTTATTGGTGAGTTCCTCGATTCGACTGTGATTTCTCGACAACGGAGGAAGGAACTAGAAGCGCAGTTCGATTACCTCGAAGAGATAGCGGATCAGTCCTGA